One genomic window of Megachile rotundata isolate GNS110a chromosome 12, iyMegRotu1, whole genome shotgun sequence includes the following:
- the LOC100883911 gene encoding protein lethal(2)essential for life encodes MSVVPLVFRDWWDDFDRPVSRLMDQHFGRGLDRDDLISRFSDLSLDRPLRSIFRDRYYRPWRNVTRHHSSGSSTIQIDSKDNFQVILDVQQFSPEEITVKTVGNQVIVEAKHEERQDEHGFVSRHFVRRYVLPASHDVINITSSLSSDGVLTITAPKKGQAPSEGERVIEIVKTGEPASKPVKIETTE; translated from the exons ATGTCCGTGGTACCTCTGGTGTTTCGCGACTGGTGGGACGATTTCGATCGACCGGTGTCCAGGTTGATGGACCAACATTTCGGCAGAGGACTCGATCGAGACGATCTGATATCAAGGTTCTCCGATCTGAGCCTCGACAGACCCCTACGCTCGATTTTCCGCGATAGGTACTACCGTCCATGGAGGAACGTGACGCGCCATCACTCGAGCGGATCGAGCACGATTCAGATCGACAGCAAGGACAACTTCCAG GTAATACTGGACGTTCAACAATTCTCACCGGAAGAGATCACGGTGAAGACGGTCGGTAACCAAGTTATTGTCGAAGCCAAACACGAAGAGAGGCAAGACGAGCACGGATTTGTCAGTAGACACTTTGTACGGAGATACGTCTTGCCAGCATCGCACGACGTGATCAATATTACCTCGAGCCTTTCTTCGGATGGTGTTCTAACTATCACGGCCCCCAAAAAG GGACAGGCGCCGAGCGAAGGGGAACGCGTCATCGAAATTGTCAAGACTGGAGAACCCGCAAGTAAACCGGTTAAAATTGAAACGACCGAATAA